A region of Planococcus sp. MSAK28401 DNA encodes the following proteins:
- a CDS encoding MarR family transcriptional regulator, with protein MKAVENNASNNARPFSEEKILKECRHYFSSETARTAEIAERFMEYFIRNASSEGVLFKTIKEITHDLNISHQTLTKVLKRLEEEEIIYRRNGIIGLWQE; from the coding sequence GTGAAAGCAGTTGAGAACAATGCTTCTAATAATGCGCGCCCGTTTTCTGAAGAAAAAATTCTAAAGGAATGCCGCCATTATTTTTCATCGGAAACTGCTCGAACAGCAGAAATCGCTGAGAGATTTATGGAATATTTTATTCGAAATGCTTCTTCTGAAGGTGTTCTTTTCAAAACGATCAAAGAAATCACACACGATTTGAATATTTCTCACCAAACCTTGACCAAAGTGCTGAAACGGCTCGAGGAAGAAGAGATTATTTATAGAAGAAACGGAATCATTGGTTTGTGGCAGGAATAA